The following are encoded in a window of Candidatus Bathyarchaeia archaeon genomic DNA:
- a CDS encoding transcription elongation factor Spt5, protein MSSEGKAQIYVLRTTAGQERNVANLLQSRATVAHAPIFSIMVPEMLRGYIFIEALGPHFVDELASGVKHARQRVAGVVKVSELEKYIITKPVIEELNVEDVVDVIGGPLKGMRAKITKIDKLKNEVTLELLEATVPLPITVHADYVRLVERAKKG, encoded by the coding sequence ATGAGTAGCGAAGGTAAAGCCCAGATCTATGTCCTCCGCACAACTGCCGGACAGGAACGCAATGTAGCGAACTTGCTCCAGAGTAGAGCCACTGTCGCTCATGCACCCATCTTCAGCATAATGGTTCCAGAAATGTTGAGGGGGTATATCTTCATCGAGGCTTTAGGTCCTCACTTTGTGGATGAACTTGCTTCCGGTGTCAAGCATGCAAGGCAGAGGGTTGCGGGTGTTGTTAAAGTCTCGGAGTTAGAGAAGTATATAATTACGAAGCCTGTTATCGAGGAGTTGAACGTTGAGGATGTAGTGGATGTAATCGGGGGGCCACTTAAAGGCATGAGGGCGAAGATTACCAAAATAGATAAATTGAAGAATGAGGTTACTCTTGAACTTCTAGAGGCAACAGTCCCTTTGCCAATAACTGTTCACGCAGATTATGTAAGGTTGGTGGAGCGAGCTAAGAAGGGTTAA
- a CDS encoding 50S ribosomal protein L11, giving the protein MGEQKIVEALVSGGKATAGPPLGPSLGPLGVNVVAVVNKINELTKDYAGMKVPVKIKVDVSTKQFEVELGTPSTVALIVRELGIQKGSGNPKAVKVGNITMEQIRKIAKIKMTETYAKDLKGAVREVLGVCTSMGVTVEGKDPKEVGREVKEGLYDGVLK; this is encoded by the coding sequence ATGGGTGAGCAGAAGATCGTAGAGGCGCTTGTAAGCGGGGGTAAAGCTACAGCTGGACCACCTCTAGGACCGAGCCTAGGCCCACTGGGGGTTAACGTGGTTGCTGTTGTCAACAAGATAAACGAGTTGACGAAAGATTATGCTGGCATGAAAGTTCCAGTCAAGATTAAGGTAGATGTCAGCACCAAGCAGTTTGAGGTAGAGCTTGGAACCCCCTCCACCGTGGCGTTAATAGTGAGGGAGTTGGGCATCCAGAAGGGTTCAGGGAACCCTAAGGCTGTGAAGGTGGGTAACATTACGATGGAACAAATTCGAAAGATAGCGAAGATAAAGATGACAGAGACCTATGCGAAGGACCTCAAAGGGGCTGTCAGAGAGGTTTTAGGGGTCTGTACCAGCATGGGTGTCACAGTTGAGGGAAAAGACCCTAAAGAAGTTGGGAGAGAGGTAAAAGAGGGACTCTACGACGGAGTCCTCAAATAA
- a CDS encoding 50S ribosomal protein L1: protein MSAEIKKFTAALEAIKRSRKRGFNQSVDLIVNLKDIDMKSGSKINELIELPHSIQKAIKVCVVGSGQMALDAKKEGADGVLRREDLEVLSKDKKAARKLVSQYDFFISEASLMPMVGKTLGVFLGPRGKMPTPVPPNAPLGPIIARHKKSVQVKLKDNPTIQCRVGTEDMSVDQLYENVKAVLERLKQKLERGARNIGAIYLKTTMGEPIKIELGDEK, encoded by the coding sequence ATGTCTGCAGAGATCAAAAAGTTTACAGCAGCCTTGGAAGCGATCAAGCGAAGTAGAAAGAGAGGATTCAACCAGTCAGTAGATCTGATAGTTAACCTAAAAGACATCGACATGAAGTCTGGTAGCAAGATAAATGAGCTGATTGAACTTCCTCACTCCATACAAAAGGCAATTAAGGTATGCGTTGTAGGTTCAGGTCAGATGGCATTAGATGCGAAGAAGGAGGGGGCAGACGGGGTTCTCCGGAGAGAAGATCTTGAGGTTTTGAGTAAGGATAAGAAGGCTGCTCGGAAGCTCGTATCACAATATGATTTCTTCATATCAGAAGCATCTCTGATGCCAATGGTAGGTAAGACTCTTGGCGTCTTTCTCGGTCCGCGGGGGAAGATGCCTACGCCGGTTCCGCCTAATGCACCCCTCGGCCCAATAATTGCTCGTCATAAAAAGTCAGTTCAGGTGAAGTTAAAAGATAACCCTACTATTCAGTGTAGAGTTGGAACTGAGGATATGTCAGTCGACCAGTTGTATGAGAATGTGAAGGCGGTTTTGGAGAGGTTGAAGCAGAAGTTGGAGCGTGGTGCGAGGAACATCGGAGCGATTTACCTCAAAACCACTATGGGGGAGCCAATTAAGATTGAGTTGGGAGATGAGAAGTAG
- a CDS encoding 50S ribosomal protein L10: MALKLKEVKDWKRSEVKKIIELIRKYRVVALADLYKVRAAQIQELRKKLRGELVFRCSKSSLLKRALKEVAAEKPNIDRLMESLNRSSACIYTELDAFKLSFLLEKSKIPMPAKAEDIAPRDIVIAEGNTGMPPGPIISEFTELNVPTKIEGGSIWIVEDTVVVEKGKPISAKVASLLSKLGIKPMESGISINIAYENGLIYPQELLRIDLQATKASLQKAVEDAFNLALNLAYPTPETLPILLGRGIQESMNLAAAGVDFGKDTLPLLLGKCHSEAVVLLEKLKEKAPTLAS; the protein is encoded by the coding sequence GTGGCTCTAAAACTGAAGGAAGTAAAGGATTGGAAGAGAAGCGAAGTCAAGAAGATCATTGAGCTCATTCGAAAATATAGGGTAGTAGCTTTAGCTGACCTTTACAAGGTGAGAGCGGCTCAGATCCAAGAGCTGAGGAAGAAGTTGAGGGGAGAACTTGTCTTCAGATGTTCCAAGTCTAGTCTCTTGAAGAGGGCTCTAAAGGAAGTGGCAGCCGAGAAGCCCAATATTGACAGGCTGATGGAGAGTCTCAACAGATCTAGTGCCTGCATCTACACAGAACTCGACGCCTTCAAGCTCTCCTTCCTCCTTGAGAAGAGCAAGATCCCCATGCCAGCTAAGGCTGAAGATATAGCCCCGCGTGACATTGTGATTGCTGAAGGTAATACTGGGATGCCTCCAGGACCGATAATAAGCGAGTTCACTGAGTTGAATGTGCCTACCAAGATTGAGGGCGGAAGCATCTGGATAGTTGAGGATACCGTGGTGGTGGAGAAGGGAAAACCCATCTCCGCCAAGGTTGCGAGCCTTCTATCTAAGTTAGGTATAAAACCGATGGAGAGCGGAATAAGCATCAATATTGCCTATGAGAATGGACTGATCTACCCCCAAGAACTGTTAAGGATAGACCTCCAAGCGACAAAGGCAAGCCTCCAGAAGGCGGTTGAGGATGCTTTCAACCTCGCCCTGAACTTGGCGTACCCAACACCTGAAACCCTACCGATACTTTTAGGGCGTGGCATTCAAGAGTCTATGAACCTCGCGGCAGCTGGCGTAGATTTCGGCAAGGATACACTCCCCCTATTACTGGGTAAGTGCCATAGCGAAGCTGTAGTCTTATTGGAAAAGTTGAAAGAGAAGGCCCCCACATTAGCATCATAA
- a CDS encoding tRNA (guanine(10)-N(2))-dimethyltransferase, whose translation MVGGCSSLGVGFPLVEAEEGGVSFLIPKIEFMGGSGVLKSPVFYNPRMGLNRDVAVIFLKVFQELVGRPLRVCEPLTGCGVRGLRFASEVKGIREIVINDLNPNAAQLAKLNVERLGFDGLVKVEDKDANLLLSLHAQPGCRFDYIDLDPFGSPAPFLDSAFRALRDGGVVALTATDMAPLCGTHQKACVRRYGAKPLRTEYCHELAVRLLVGFAIRVAASKDQVAEPLFCHYTDHYVRVYLRLKRGARDADSYLEAMGFILHCFRCLNRTPARGLFPKFLGLSCEECGGEFEYAGPLWLGGLWNKNLCQRIEEAIGGTRLSHARRVESIVKRIIGEIGAPPTYYIPSRLCDLLNLQTPPISRIVEALRQEGFEAALTHFNPQGIKTAASQRLISKVLKRLNLKGP comes from the coding sequence CTGGTTGGTGGTTGCTCTTCGCTAGGGGTAGGGTTTCCTCTAGTAGAGGCTGAGGAAGGTGGTGTCTCCTTTCTAATTCCTAAGATTGAATTCATGGGAGGTAGTGGTGTTCTCAAAAGTCCAGTATTCTATAACCCCCGAATGGGTCTCAACAGAGATGTAGCCGTTATATTCCTGAAGGTATTCCAAGAGTTGGTTGGTCGTCCTCTAAGAGTATGTGAACCCCTCACAGGCTGCGGGGTGAGAGGCCTCAGGTTTGCGTCCGAGGTCAAGGGCATAAGAGAGATCGTGATCAATGATCTGAACCCCAATGCAGCTCAACTAGCTAAATTAAACGTCGAAAGGTTAGGTTTCGACGGTTTGGTGAAGGTTGAAGATAAAGATGCTAACCTTCTACTAAGCCTCCACGCACAACCAGGTTGTCGATTCGACTATATAGATCTAGACCCTTTCGGCTCTCCAGCTCCATTCCTCGACTCGGCATTTAGGGCTTTACGTGATGGAGGGGTCGTAGCTCTCACTGCTACCGATATGGCCCCCTTATGTGGTACACATCAAAAGGCATGTGTAAGGCGTTATGGGGCTAAACCTCTGCGAACTGAGTACTGCCATGAGTTAGCTGTTAGGCTCCTAGTTGGGTTTGCTATCCGGGTAGCTGCGAGTAAGGATCAGGTTGCTGAACCTCTCTTCTGCCACTACACTGATCATTATGTGAGGGTATACCTAAGACTGAAGCGTGGGGCGAGAGACGCAGACTCATACTTGGAAGCCATGGGCTTCATCCTTCACTGCTTCAGATGTTTAAACCGTACGCCCGCTAGAGGCCTCTTCCCGAAGTTTCTTGGGTTATCCTGTGAAGAGTGTGGTGGAGAGTTTGAATACGCTGGGCCTCTCTGGTTAGGCGGACTGTGGAATAAAAACCTCTGTCAGAGAATCGAGGAAGCAATCGGAGGCACACGCCTCAGCCATGCAAGGCGTGTTGAAAGTATAGTAAAAAGGATTATAGGAGAGATTGGGGCCCCCCCAACCTATTATATTCCAAGTCGTCTTTGCGACCTTCTAAATCTCCAAACTCCACCGATATCCCGCATAGTTGAGGCGCTGAGGCAGGAGGGGTTTGAGGCAGCTCTCACACATTTCAATCCCCAAGGTATAAAGACAGCTGCCTCACAACGACTCATATCAAAGGTTCTTAAGAGGTTAAACTTGAAGGGGCCGTAG
- a CDS encoding NTPase — MKKLIFLTGHPGVGKTTALRRAINLLTERGLRVGGMVSSEIREGGRRVGFEVIDISTSRRGILAQVYKGVGPRFGRYTVNIADLVAVGVNAIKRAVNTADIIVVDEVGPMELLSPEFREAVKKAVDSGKVVVGTLHHNARGDLIDWIRSNLASKIIEVTLANREGLPRAIVDMVLDA, encoded by the coding sequence TTGAAGAAGCTAATCTTCCTGACAGGCCACCCGGGGGTAGGTAAGACGACAGCCCTCAGAAGGGCGATAAACCTACTCACAGAGAGAGGTTTGAGAGTGGGCGGGATGGTCTCCTCCGAGATTAGAGAAGGGGGGAGACGCGTTGGCTTCGAGGTTATTGATATCTCCACGAGCCGAAGGGGCATCTTAGCCCAGGTTTACAAAGGCGTAGGACCCAGATTCGGCAGGTATACTGTGAACATTGCGGACTTGGTCGCGGTAGGTGTTAACGCGATAAAGAGGGCAGTGAACACCGCCGACATAATTGTCGTGGATGAGGTCGGGCCTATGGAATTACTCTCACCTGAATTCAGGGAGGCTGTGAAAAAGGCAGTGGACTCTGGAAAGGTTGTGGTAGGCACGCTTCACCATAATGCAAGAGGTGATCTGATAGACTGGATAAGATCTAACCTCGCCTCCAAAATAATCGAGGTCACACTAGCCAACAGGGAAGGATTACCTAGAGCTATAGTTGATATGGTATTAGACGCATAA
- a CDS encoding creatininase family protein: protein MRKSLLEEMTWEEVEEALKVSKTVIVPWGSTEEHGYHLPLATDSLIAYEIAKRAAERTKALVAPPINYGLCRRTAPFPGTVTISFDTVRDLMWDICKSLYNGGFRRIIIFPGHLGAAHLTALEMAAQILLQTFPELKIAIVDLPRMLRKLKGLIEDEKDLHAGEIETSMVLAINRSLVAADKLVAEHPVFPDHIVIKEPRRYMTSGIIGDATKASEEKGKMLLEVAVQGLSNLVMELE from the coding sequence ATGCGTAAGAGCCTATTGGAAGAGATGACGTGGGAGGAGGTTGAGGAAGCACTGAAAGTATCTAAGACTGTAATAGTTCCTTGGGGTTCAACCGAGGAGCATGGATACCACCTCCCACTTGCCACGGACTCTCTTATAGCATACGAGATCGCGAAGAGGGCCGCGGAGAGAACTAAAGCCCTAGTAGCACCTCCCATAAACTATGGCCTCTGCAGAAGGACTGCGCCTTTCCCTGGGACTGTGACCATTAGCTTCGACACTGTTCGAGACCTGATGTGGGACATCTGTAAAAGTCTCTACAATGGTGGTTTTAGGAGAATCATCATCTTTCCAGGCCACCTCGGCGCGGCACACTTAACAGCCTTAGAGATGGCTGCCCAGATCCTCCTCCAGACCTTCCCCGAACTCAAGATTGCCATAGTAGATCTACCAAGGATGCTGAGGAAGCTAAAAGGTCTGATAGAGGATGAGAAAGATCTCCACGCGGGGGAGATTGAGACGTCGATGGTTCTTGCTATTAACCGAAGCCTTGTGGCGGCAGATAAGCTCGTAGCTGAGCATCCCGTGTTCCCCGACCACATTGTCATAAAGGAACCACGCCGCTACATGACCTCCGGCATCATCGGTGATGCTACAAAAGCCTCAGAGGAGAAAGGAAAGATGCTCCTTGAGGTAGCCGTCCAAGGGCTTAGCAACCTGGTAATGGAGTTGGAGTAG
- a CDS encoding cation diffusion facilitator family transporter, translating to MDNYSRGFIEGERIAKLSVLTLLGIGVVEILVGLLSKSVGLVADGVDSLGDAVISFIVWLGLRLSMKSPDKKFHYGYFRVETFSALVTAIAMVGVASYILYQAYQRFINPQELFYPHIALATIFGAGCISLYRAFQMRRISQKYNMVSLKAGAYNSIKDGSASFIIFASLIAAYLGFYQMDAIGAMVIAGFIIQIAYMAIKESSLVLVDACYCPDLINKIKRVVEGVYKVQVESIKLRKLGPYLAGEICIIVDGNLTLYKVGELKDAIERDLRREIEGIKGLTIIAKPYPTGK from the coding sequence TTGGATAATTACAGCCGTGGCTTCATAGAAGGCGAAAGGATCGCCAAATTATCAGTTTTAACTCTGCTGGGCATTGGAGTAGTTGAGATTCTCGTCGGGCTGTTAAGTAAGAGTGTGGGTTTGGTTGCTGATGGAGTTGACTCTTTAGGCGACGCGGTTATATCTTTCATCGTCTGGCTCGGCTTAAGGTTGTCTATGAAGTCTCCAGACAAAAAGTTCCATTACGGCTACTTTAGGGTGGAGACCTTCTCCGCTCTGGTCACAGCTATAGCGATGGTGGGAGTTGCATCCTACATACTCTACCAAGCTTATCAAAGGTTTATTAACCCTCAAGAGCTCTTTTATCCTCACATCGCTTTGGCCACTATATTTGGGGCTGGATGTATCTCCCTATACCGTGCTTTCCAGATGAGGCGCATCTCACAAAAATACAATATGGTCTCACTTAAGGCTGGCGCATATAACTCGATTAAGGATGGCTCCGCGTCCTTCATTATTTTCGCCAGTCTCATCGCAGCATATCTAGGCTTCTACCAGATGGACGCAATTGGTGCTATGGTGATAGCCGGCTTCATCATCCAAATAGCGTACATGGCGATTAAGGAATCATCACTGGTTCTTGTGGACGCTTGCTACTGCCCAGATCTCATTAACAAAATCAAGAGGGTCGTGGAGGGTGTCTACAAAGTTCAAGTTGAGAGCATAAAGTTGCGTAAGCTGGGGCCTTATCTTGCTGGTGAGATATGTATTATTGTGGACGGGAATCTTACTCTCTACAAGGTAGGTGAGTTGAAAGACGCCATAGAACGCGATTTGAGGCGGGAGATAGAGGGCATCAAGGGTCTCACAATAATTGCGAAACCCTACCCTACCGGCAAATAG
- a CDS encoding thioredoxin family protein, whose protein sequence is MAKVKIEIFGSDPPCAKCRAAVKLSEEVAKEFGNAVEVKEYTVFSEEADKYNVMITPSLVVNGRVVTSGKIPSREELLNAIRQELKIG, encoded by the coding sequence ATGGCAAAAGTAAAAATAGAAATCTTCGGCTCTGATCCGCCATGTGCCAAATGTAGGGCAGCAGTCAAGCTCTCCGAAGAGGTGGCTAAAGAGTTCGGCAACGCGGTTGAAGTAAAAGAGTATACTGTGTTCTCAGAAGAAGCTGATAAGTACAACGTAATGATCACGCCGAGCCTTGTGGTCAACGGTAGAGTTGTGACTTCAGGAAAAATCCCAAGTAGAGAAGAGTTGCTCAATGCTATAAGACAAGAGCTGAAAATAGGATAA
- a CDS encoding permease: MLLFNLIFAGLYALEDYIALHTLTCLVPAFLLAGAITAFLSRETILRYMGSTAKKTVSFPLAAFAGIGLAVCSCTVIPIASGLYRRGSSLGPAFILLWTAPATNLLALVYTGAILGLDIAVMRIVAAVSTAFIVGLIMTYVFRSEERKRTEKFGNPSSLVRSQITSSKHMVLFIILIATLLLPNYLGVGRPYLHKIIIFLIPMVITFIYAWFKLGVSSVKVWLKEALWFVRLIFPLLLVGVFIIGIVGKILPAEWIQTWLGGNTFLSTFLASLLGALIYFATLTEAPFVDTLISLGMGKSPALALLLAGPGLSLPNMIVIVRIFTAKKALVYILTTIALAAITAFIIGSIPLVVRVYMQES, translated from the coding sequence ATTCTACTATTTAATCTAATCTTTGCTGGGCTTTATGCGTTAGAGGATTACATAGCCCTCCACACATTAACCTGTCTGGTTCCCGCCTTCCTCTTAGCTGGAGCGATAACCGCTTTCCTTTCGAGGGAGACCATACTTCGGTATATGGGTTCAACCGCTAAGAAAACAGTATCTTTTCCGCTAGCAGCCTTTGCAGGTATAGGTTTAGCCGTCTGCTCTTGTACAGTAATCCCAATAGCCAGCGGCTTATATCGTAGGGGCAGCAGTCTAGGGCCGGCCTTCATTCTACTCTGGACAGCGCCAGCGACCAACCTGCTAGCCCTAGTATATACGGGGGCAATACTCGGTTTGGATATAGCTGTTATGAGAATCGTCGCCGCCGTATCAACCGCATTCATTGTAGGCTTGATAATGACGTATGTCTTCAGGTCAGAAGAGAGAAAACGAACCGAAAAATTTGGCAATCCCTCGTCTTTAGTGAGATCTCAGATAACTAGTTCAAAGCATATGGTGCTCTTTATTATACTTATAGCTACGCTTCTTTTACCTAACTACCTTGGCGTAGGGAGACCCTATCTCCATAAGATTATCATCTTCCTTATACCTATGGTGATAACGTTTATTTACGCCTGGTTCAAGCTTGGTGTGTCTTCTGTTAAGGTGTGGCTTAAAGAGGCATTGTGGTTTGTCAGACTAATATTCCCACTGCTCTTGGTCGGCGTATTTATCATAGGAATTGTTGGTAAAATACTACCTGCGGAGTGGATTCAGACTTGGCTAGGTGGAAATACATTTCTCTCTACATTTCTGGCTTCACTGCTCGGGGCTCTAATCTATTTTGCAACGCTTACGGAAGCCCCGTTTGTGGATACGCTTATAAGTTTAGGAATGGGCAAGAGCCCTGCTCTGGCGCTTCTATTGGCTGGGCCTGGACTCAGCCTACCGAACATGATAGTGATCGTAAGAATATTTACAGCAAAGAAGGCACTAGTTTACATACTTACCACCATAGCGCTGGCTGCGATAACTGCTTTCATCATAGGCAGTATCCCTTTGGTCGTAAGGGTTTATATGCAAGAAAGTTAG
- a CDS encoding putative zinc-binding protein, which translates to MYACFGGMSNTGIVTALASIEAVKELGLRKAAIGCLGRLPTNVLSVLGKTRTAKKIVTVDCCSFECSKKIVENSGFKVSKNIVLVRDIGMKKKALHEDVGRNLGLASYVSEDDVRRAKELIIKAVMED; encoded by the coding sequence ATCTATGCCTGCTTTGGCGGTATGTCAAACACAGGCATAGTAACTGCTCTTGCGAGTATTGAAGCAGTTAAGGAGTTGGGGCTACGAAAAGCCGCCATCGGATGTTTAGGCAGGCTTCCTACGAATGTGCTTTCTGTCCTTGGGAAAACCAGAACGGCCAAGAAAATCGTGACTGTTGATTGTTGCTCCTTCGAGTGCAGTAAGAAAATTGTTGAGAACTCTGGTTTTAAGGTTAGTAAAAATATCGTACTGGTGAGAGACATAGGCATGAAAAAGAAAGCGTTGCACGAAGATGTTGGCAGAAACTTGGGGTTGGCGAGTTACGTCTCAGAGGATGATGTGAGAAGGGCAAAGGAGCTAATCATTAAAGCAGTAATGGAAGACTAG
- a CDS encoding tetrahydromethanopterin S-methyltransferase subunit A: MDEIRKVKPPPEYPPEEGCFLRGNDYSPVAVCVLLDTFYEKITPWLELLVRTGIESGAALAGYLQTENIGVEKIICNVIANTNIRYLVVCGAESAGHSPGQTLQALVDNGVDSKRFIVGAVAPTPYLYNIPLEAIDRFRRQITLVNLALEEDVMLARKPEIIREAVRCCYQEKPTQFMKWTLYDKGAFPEPPMCLKITWRIQKPWTVCSEEEEAIIKRIKAAALKASELRGN, encoded by the coding sequence ATGGATGAAATTAGGAAAGTTAAACCGCCGCCGGAATATCCGCCTGAAGAGGGGTGCTTCCTGCGGGGCAATGATTATTCCCCTGTTGCTGTCTGCGTGCTCCTAGACACATTCTACGAAAAGATAACCCCCTGGCTTGAATTGCTGGTTCGCACGGGAATTGAGAGCGGTGCGGCCCTTGCAGGGTATCTTCAGACTGAGAATATTGGGGTGGAGAAGATAATCTGTAATGTTATCGCAAACACAAACATCAGATATCTAGTTGTTTGTGGGGCAGAGTCAGCTGGACATAGCCCTGGACAGACACTCCAAGCACTGGTTGATAACGGCGTTGATAGTAAGAGGTTTATAGTTGGTGCTGTGGCGCCTACGCCTTACCTCTATAATATACCTCTCGAGGCGATAGATAGGTTTCGGAGACAGATAACTCTGGTCAACTTGGCACTTGAAGAGGATGTAATGTTGGCGCGCAAACCTGAAATTATACGGGAAGCAGTACGGTGTTGCTATCAGGAGAAACCTACGCAGTTCATGAAGTGGACACTTTATGACAAGGGAGCATTTCCTGAACCGCCTATGTGCCTCAAGATTACTTGGAGAATTCAGAAACCTTGGACAGTTTGCTCAGAAGAGGAAGAAGCGATAATTAAAAGGATTAAAGCGGCTGCATTGAAAGCTTCAGAACTGAGGGGAAACTAG
- a CDS encoding metalloregulator ArsR/SmtB family transcription factor, whose product MNREKILLDYRVRILNALSDPLRLEIVELLKDGERCVCDIIPFFGRSQSTISKHLDVLYQVGILDRRVEGKRTIYNIKDTQILNILRELDIFVLNQISSLTKAIKLPETQQSDKR is encoded by the coding sequence ATGAACAGGGAGAAGATTCTTTTGGATTACAGAGTTCGAATTCTTAACGCGTTATCCGACCCCCTCAGATTGGAGATAGTGGAACTTCTAAAGGACGGTGAACGTTGCGTCTGCGACATAATTCCCTTCTTTGGAAGATCCCAGTCCACAATCTCTAAACACCTCGACGTTTTATATCAGGTCGGGATTCTAGATAGACGGGTCGAAGGAAAGCGAACAATATATAACATAAAAGACACTCAAATACTCAACATTCTGAGGGAACTCGACATATTTGTGTTAAACCAAATTTCATCTCTAACGAAGGCTATTAAACTTCCAGAAACACAGCAAAGCGACAAAAGATAG